The following coding sequences are from one bacterium window:
- a CDS encoding GGDEF domain-containing protein — MSEKHLSNIWKTLLSISLLLLIGLLGVFDYFTGPEITIIVLYLIPVGLAGWYVGWKIGTLTSVMSALTWYVVNKLTYGQTYEHPLIPIWNALTILVSSILVTRLSSKLWQALNVAVMFARVDYLTGAWNRRAFHELVEIEISRLERQGYPFSILYLDVDNFKAVNDRFGHAAGDNVLKGVVAAMKRKRRPEDAVARLGGDEFAVLLSHTNDDEARNISLRIQDMLRDTVSARWPVAFSVGTITCHQPPASVYELIDKADQMMYKAKRENKKAIDRALHAEIFKAHTF, encoded by the coding sequence GTGTCGGAAAAACATTTATCTAACATATGGAAAACTCTGTTGTCGATAAGCTTGTTGTTATTGATAGGGCTTCTGGGTGTTTTCGATTACTTCACCGGGCCGGAAATAACGATTATTGTTCTATATCTAATCCCCGTTGGGCTAGCGGGTTGGTATGTCGGCTGGAAAATTGGAACGCTGACTTCAGTAATGAGCGCGCTTACCTGGTATGTTGTGAATAAGCTAACATACGGGCAGACATATGAGCACCCTCTTATACCCATCTGGAATGCTTTAACTATTTTGGTATCATCCATTCTGGTCACTCGCCTTTCATCTAAGTTGTGGCAGGCTCTAAATGTTGCAGTTATGTTTGCAAGAGTAGATTATTTAACCGGCGCTTGGAATAGACGAGCTTTCCATGAACTAGTTGAAATCGAAATTTCACGACTTGAAAGACAGGGATACCCCTTTAGCATTCTTTATCTGGACGTGGATAATTTCAAGGCGGTAAACGACCGTTTTGGCCATGCTGCCGGTGATAATGTGCTCAAAGGAGTTGTTGCGGCGATGAAACGTAAACGCCGACCGGAAGATGCTGTTGCGCGACTTGGTGGAGATGAATTCGCAGTCTTACTAAGCCATACGAATGATGATGAAGCAAGAAATATTTCTTTGCGAATACAGGATATGCTCAGGGATACCGTTAGCGCTCGATGGCCGGTCGCATTTAGCGTTGGCACAATAACTTGTCATCAACCTCCTGCCTCGGTCTACGAATTAATTGATAAGGCAGACCAAATGATGTATAAAGCTAAACGAGAAAACAAAAAAGCTATTGACAGGGCATTGCACGCTGAAATTTTTAAAGCTCATACTTTCTAA